Below is a window of Quercus robur chromosome 6, dhQueRobu3.1, whole genome shotgun sequence DNA.
CTAATGATTCCAACTTATCCATCGCAGAAGCCACGTGCGGGAGGTAACTATCTTCAACCAGTCGTCCAGCTGCTACAGTCTCAGCCAGAGTTAGCGTGAGTTTCTCCATACCCTGCGTAAGAGCATCCTCTGCTTGCTGACATGATTGTTGAAGATTATAAACCTCCATTAGCTGTTGTTCTGTCATGGGGTCAAGTTGAGGTAGAAGCACCTGTAATCAACATGGATTAGTAGCACATTATTTTTATCTTTCAGAATTTACAgcataatttcattaaaaagaatacaaaaataaatgaaaagccCAAATTTGAGCACAATAGCtaccaccaccccccccccctctaaagagagagagagagtgcgcGTTTTTGTGAGTGTGATACCCCAAATTGTGCAGATTTGATTAGATTGGATTGTTTGTATGTTGTGTGAGTGTGTGCTGAGTCTCACATTGGCTGTTTACTATGGGGACATTGGGTTTGTAAGTGATTACTAGGAACCTCAATTGCAACTTGACCAGTTCTTTTGGGTGTAAGCGcaaatgtggctagcgctttccTTAAGTCATTACAAATGTTTTTAGAGAAAACCCTAGTAACGCCATGTGACTTGGGGTTGTTACAGAGAGAAAGTAAATCTCTAGATGATGACCCCATTACAAAATTCTGTCTCATATGGATGAGAAGccaaatttgagcaaaaaagGAGGTTCCTTCTACCAAGTTTTGAGTGCTTGAACACCAAACACTGATTTGTTGGCACTATTATGCCTAGGCAAACCTAAATCGGATTAATCACAGTATAAATTTCTTTATGTCTGCAAATAGGTGGCAATGATCCTCTGTCCTTTCAACCCCAAGTACAGGACCCTAAGTACAGGATGAAGGCAGGACTAAAATCATGTTGCTCTTACAATGTCAAGAGACTTaagtgttagagagagagagagaccctaAATAGGACTAATTGCATAGGAGAAGATTCCTTTATCTTTTCAAATAGTAATATTAGGTTTGTACGTGTGTTAGGGGTTGGCGTGTGCAGGGTGTGTGCATGTGTTGTATACAAATATATGCTTTTTGCTGTTCATAAAGATGTCAAGCATTTCCTTTTACTTCATTGATTTATCTATGAATGGAAACCATGCAGGAGAGACTTCTAATTATTAGAATTCATCCAACCTtaactaaaaacccaaattatgGAGTTAACATGTATGATTCCCACATATTAATTCAAAATGAACCACACTCACCTTAAGAAGGTCTGACGGGCGAAACCCTCCAATCCACGAGAAAAAGCGCTCAGCTGATGTCTTCCACATGCCAGACATCACATAGAAGACATCAGCACTTGCTGCAGATCCTTTCATACGGAAAAATTTAGTGTAATGTTCCAAGCCATTCTCTACTAGCATTCGCAGCTCTACATCACTTATATGAGCATTCAAAGCAGTTCTCAAGTCCCCAATCTGTTTATTTTGTTCTTCCATCCAGTGTCCATACTCCATCTCAAATGCTGTAATCCCTGTAGAATCCTTAGTGTGGGCTAATTTTAGAATACAATATCATAAGAGAACAAAGAAGGAGGCCAAGGACATGatacaagaagaaaaatgtaCCTAAGGGAAATAAAACCACAAGTTATACTCAGCATGTCTGACAATTATACATGAGGCTAAATAgctcataaaaaattcaattgtggTGTTACAACACTTCAACCTTCTGAAAGTCTTGTTTATGCTTAGGGTGAAGACATCTCTTTTTGATGGTGCATTAAGATGCATTGAGCATACATATAGGCATTTTTAGTAACAACTTATACTTCTAATCACTAATTTAATCTTCTTGGGCTGTTGAAATACAGTAGCAGAGAAAACATTCTAAGAacataacttttaattttagaatttagtaATTGGGAATAACTAATATAGTTGTCCTTGTGCCAAAGAAGCTTATGAAGAATTCAAGGGATTAAGATTCAAATAGAAAACTGCAAGTATATCCATGAAACAACCAATAAAATGACAGAGATGTAGGTATAGTTGCTGCCTGAAACTTTAATACTGTACACTATTTTGCTTTTGTGCCCACAAAAGTGAAATGCAGCACTATTATCTTTGCAAGTTTCCAAAAGGAATAAAGGATAATTGGAAATACATGAAACAACTATTTTGACATGGCACTATATCAAAGTCTTTGGATATTTTTTCCATGTCCACATAATTTTTTGGACATTTTGTTTTAGACCATGTTTAGAGTGTGAACTCCTTGTTTGGAGGTACCAAGGGAGttggaatggaaaagaaaagagcatgGCCAGGGAGAGCAAAgggattttgtgtgtgtgttgggcATAGTCAAGAAAGGAGGGGGGAAAAGGAGAGGAGTGCGTTTCTACCTTATTTGGTTTGTGGAAAGATGAGAAGGGAAAGGATATTCTATATCTATTTTTTGCTTATATGCCCTTAAATAAGAAATATGGTGGAATGTAGGAACTTCTTCCTTTCCCTCATTTTCTGAAAAATTTGGGCTGGATACAAAAATGTGGGCCTAAACAAAAATTGCGTCCCCCCAAAGcatctttgtttctttccccatttttcttttttgataagttacacCAAACGAAACTGTAAATGAAATAGCCATTCCTTATTCTTAAGATTCCTCTATTCCCTAGCTAGAATCAATAGACCTGATGTAGGAGGAAAAATAAGAGCAAGTCCTACTTATTTTGGAGAAATAAAGAActtcaatatattttaataacatCTCATGGAAGACAGCACATTTTGTTCTACTGCTTAGGTACATTTTAACATCATGATTGCCTATTTTAACATCATAATTGCCTAGTTGGTGTAAATTCACTTCCTGCTTTGAAGCATTCGTCTGCCCCCAAATCAGTTCTTTTCTCCATAAGATCATTTCTTATTTACATACTCTAAAGAGAGatggggagggggaggggggctaaaaatcaagtttaacTAAGATAATGTGCTTTTGACAACCATGAAGcacataatattaatattatgtaAGCTAAGATAAGTTTACTTGATAGCTTATTGCATGAAGcacataatattaatatttgaaGTTGAAACTTTTATCTGGTCTCTTTCACTGGGAACTTAAGATCATAAAGCACTTCAGCATTATAGTATGTAAGCTAAATGAGTCAGCTACCAGCCACCCACTGTATCTTAGAGCAATGCAATATTAACAAGACTCAGTAACATTTGAGAACGAGGATATTAGATTCAAAGATAATTTCTGACAGCATATTGACAAACAAACCTGAGTTCACAGTTCCAGGGAACCCCAGATGACTAGCATCTAACCCACCAGCCATATACAAGCCCTGCAAAAAAATATCAACTGCATCAGTTATCAAAGAGGAGGAAAAATTTGTACTGATCGATCAAAACATATTAATGCCTCAAAGATGCCACATTAAAGCTAATGTTTTTTCATACCTGATGCCGGGCACGCTCAAGCTCTTGCTCTAATTGAATCAGCTTCAAACGACTAGTTTCCAACTGCTGAACATAGGCCTGTAAAGCAAAACCCAAATCTAGTATGTCTAACCACTTCTTGCATGTGTATGGCTTCTGTTACAATGTGTATGCCTACAAACCTTTTTCCGCAAACGGCTTTTACGAGCAGCCTCCCGGTTTTGTGCAAGCCGCCGTAGCACCTGCAGATTTATGAGTAAAGTTGTAAACTGAGGTAAAGATTGTTGGTGCTGTATTAGAGTTCAtcctcaaaattaaaatattaaaactaatATGACAAGTTTATGGATAAAATTGCTCAATCGTGAgcatatacatattttttagattGTCCATATCATATGATGTGCTATCTGCATAGAATAAAATACTGATGAACAATGAATGAACCTGTCATTATTCTCAAATGAAGAATACACACCACTGGATATTCATgcacaaaaaaatcattttcaaataaaaaaaagtacaggAAGATAAGAAAACTAACAGGACAAAATTTCCAGCATGTGTGGGTCTCTGAATGAACAAGAATCATTACATTCCAATAACCATTTGTAAGAGAGCAGAAATAAGAACGTGGTGACGGGCGAACTAGAACTAATAGTAGCAAACCTTGGTCTAGTTTCAGGAGGCTTGaccagaggaaaaaaaaaaaaaaaagcttggcCATCCAATGCAGAAAATGGGGACAAGAATATATAATCATATTGTAAATTTCAAATCATACTCATTGATACAATCACTCTCACCTTATCAGCAGGTTTAGATGCTTCTTGGTCATATTGATTAGAAGGTGCCATTGTTCCATGTGAAGCATCCTCAGACTACAAAAATCGtatgataaaaatgaattagcttAGCAATCAGAAGAATGCACCAAGATGCCTAAACTTTGAAGATTTTCACCTGATTATCAAGTTTTGTATCCTCCAGAATCAAGGATGAAGATGTATTTAGATTACTATTGCTTTTGAAATTTTCTCCCCATGTGCTAATCTGGTGGATGGGCTCATATACTCCTATCCTTCTTGTGGTAACAAACTGGGCTGAAGTAGTGTTCATCGTTTGGACTGATCATAAAGGTAACTTAATGAGCGTTTGGCCTAAATACACATAGTTAAGAAACACAGAGAAATGCagaaatcaaataaagaaaagaacgATGTCAGATCTTCTAAGATTGATA
It encodes the following:
- the LOC126733198 gene encoding transcription factor TGA1-like isoform X1, with translation MNTTSAQFVTTRRIGVYEPIHQISTWGENFKSNSNLNTSSSLILEDTKLDNQSEDASHGTMAPSNQYDQEASKPADKVLRRLAQNREAARKSRLRKKAYVQQLETSRLKLIQLEQELERARHQGLYMAGGLDASHLGFPGTVNSGITAFEMEYGHWMEEQNKQIGDLRTALNAHISDVELRMLVENGLEHYTKFFRMKGSAASADVFYVMSGMWKTSAERFFSWIGGFRPSDLLKVLLPQLDPMTEQQLMEVYNLQQSCQQAEDALTQGMEKLTLTLAETVAAGRLVEDSYLPHVASAMDKLESLVGFVNQADHLRQEALQQMYRILTVRQAARGLLALGEYFQRLRALSSLWATRPREPA
- the LOC126733198 gene encoding transcription factor TGA1-like isoform X2; the protein is MNTTSAQFVTTRRIGVYEPIHQISTWGENFKSNSNLNTSSSLILEDTKLDNQSEDASHGTMAPSNQYDQEASKPADKVLRRLAQNREAARKSRLRKKAYVQQLETSRLKLIQLEQELERARHQGLYMAGGLDASHLGFPGTVNSAFEMEYGHWMEEQNKQIGDLRTALNAHISDVELRMLVENGLEHYTKFFRMKGSAASADVFYVMSGMWKTSAERFFSWIGGFRPSDLLKVLLPQLDPMTEQQLMEVYNLQQSCQQAEDALTQGMEKLTLTLAETVAAGRLVEDSYLPHVASAMDKLESLVGFVNQADHLRQEALQQMYRILTVRQAARGLLALGEYFQRLRALSSLWATRPREPA